GCGGCCTGAGGCGGACCATCGAGATGACCACCTATCGCCTGGCTGGGGACCGCTGGCTTCGACACGCCCGATCGGACGACGGCCCATCGCTGGTGGACGATGCAACCTGGCGTCGGCTGACGGCAGGGCTGCGCCAGCTGGCTGGCGCTCTCCGGGGCGTCGAGCCGGCATGGGCCGAGGAAGTGGAGGGGCTGGTACAGGATGATGGTGCGGTTGGCGGCGAGGGGGCCACCCTGGTCTTCGGCGGCCATTTCAAATCCGGCAAGTCGACCCTTCTCAACGCCCTCCTGGGACGGGAGATCCTGCCGGTGGATGCGCTGCCGGAGACCGGAGCCCTGTGCTCGCTGGGTTCCGCCGCCGCCGATCGCGGGGAGGTCTTCCGCAACGGTGACCGCTACGGCATCGCTTGCGAGACCGACTCCATCCGCCGGGAAGTGGCCCTCCTCGACGAAGCCGGACAGCAGCGGCCGGAGATCGAGGCGGTCGACCGGGTGGAGCTGGACCTCGCCGGGGTCGAGATCCCCTCCGGTCAACGCTGGATCGACTCCCCCGGCATCAACGACACCAAGGCCATGAACCACTGCGCCCGGCGAGCGGTGCGGCGGGGGGACGTGCTGTTGTGGATTCTGACCTCGAAGCAGATGCTCTCGGAGGTGGAGGTCGCGTTTCTGGCCGAGGAGATCGCCTACTCCGGGCCGGCGTCGGTGGTCTTCGTGCTCAACTTCTTCCTCCAGCAGGACGGGGAGGAGGAGTGGCGCCGAGGGCTCGAGCGGCAGTTGCCCTTCCTGTTGGAGAAGCTGTCGGAGCTCTCCCCAGAGCTCGGCTTCACCGCAGCCCAGCCACCCACGGTGGCGGCGGTGGCGGGGCGGGCTCTGGGCGTTACCGGAAACGGTGCCTTCGGCGGGGCGGATCTGCGCCGGCTGGTGCTCCACGACGCCGCGGGCATCGGTGGACGCCGAGATCGGGTACGGGCCCACCGGCTGCTGGTAGCCCTGCGGGCGCTGGAGGAGGAGCTCGGCGGGCGCGTCGAGGCGGAGGAGAAGGCCCTGGAGACGGCTCGGCAGGAGGCCCGAGCCCGCCGCGCCGCCGCCGAAGCCGACGGCAAGAGGCTGCGGCGGGAGCTCGACCACATCCTCAGCCGGTTGAAAGGGGATTGGAGCGCGGGGGTGCGAGAGGTGGCGGACGCTTTGGTGAGGGGGATCTCGGATCCTCTGCAGCGGGACGACACCTACACCGACCGGCTCAACCGCGCGCTGAAGATTCTTGGTGAAGGGACGCGCAAAGACTTCTTCCAGGCCGTCGCCGGAGCGCTGGAGCGAAACCGCCACACCGAGTTGCCCCAGGAGGCCCGCCGGCAGATCCGCCGCAGCCTCACCGCGCCGAAGCTGCGGGTCGAGGTGGCGGACAACGCTCCCGACGGGGGTACCTGGCTCGGCGGTGCTGCCGCCGGCGCCGCCGCCGGCACCGTGGTGCCGATCATCGGGACCCTCTTTGGTGCCGTCGCCGGCGCCGCGGCGGGGGCTGGGTATTCAGCGCGGAAGGCGCTGGAGAAAGATTTCGCCGACACCCGAGCCGCCGCCCGCCGGGCGGCCCTCTCCGTCGAAGATCTGGCGGACGAGAAAGCGAGGGAAATCCGGCGCTTGATCCTCGGGCACTGCGGCCCTTCCGCTGATGCCGAGGCGGGGGCTGAACCGGTGGCGGCAGCGGCCGCTCGTCTCGGGCGCCTGGAGGAGGTCGCCGAGCTCCTGGCCAAGCTTCGGGAGCAAGCCCGGAAGATCGCCGAGGCTCCGCTCTGATCCTCTCTCTATCGGAATCGAATCAGAGCACCGACGTCCCGGGCGGCACCAGCTCGTCGATGCGCGAGAGCATGGCGCCGCTGAGCTCGACCTCGGTGGCGCGGATGCAGCTCTCCAGCTGCTCCATGGTGCGCGGGCCGATGATGGCGGAGGTCACCGCCGGGTGCTCGAGGGTCCAGCGCAGGGCCAGCTCCGCCAGGGAAGCGTCGGCGTCGTCGGCCATGCGGACCAGCTCTTCCACCACCTCCAGGCGATGCTCGAAGCGCTCCTGCTCCAGATCACCGACCCACTTCTTCGCCCGCGGGCTGTCCGCGGGATTGCTCTGACCCTTGCGATATTTGCCCGTGAGCCAGCCGCCCTCCAGGGGGCTCCACACGATGTTGGCGATGCCGTGGGCCTGGGTCATGGGGAAGTGGCTGTCCTCCAGGGTGCGGCGGAGGATGCTGTAGGGCGGCTGGAGGCAGACGAAGCGCTCCCAGCCGTGGCGTTCGCTGATCCACAGGGTCTCGACGATCTCCCACGCCGCCAGGGGTTTTTCCCCCTGCACCTCGTGGTGGTTGGTGGAGCAGCCGATGTAGCGCACCATGCCCCGGCGCACCAGGTCGTCCATGGCCCGCAGGGTCTCCTCCCAGGGCACCGAGCGGTCCGGCCGGTGGATCTGGTAGAGGTCGATGCAATCGGTTTGCAGGCGCCGCAGGCTGTGCTCCACCTGCTCTTCGATGGCCTTGCGGGAGAGCCCCCGAGCGTTGGGGTTCTTGCCCATGGGGAAGTAGACCTTGGTGGCCAGCACCGCCTGGTTGCGGCGGTCCTGGAGCGCCCGGCCAACGATGGATTCGGACTCGCCCTCGGAGTACATATTGGCGGTGTCGATGAAGTTGATGCCGGCGTCCAGAGCCCGGTGGATGATGCGCACGCAATCCTCGTGATCGCGGTTGCCCCACTCGCCGAACATCATGGTGCCGAGACAAAGAGGCGACACCTTGACGCCGGCGCCGCCGAGATTGCGGTAATCCATCCTCGTCCTCCCTCTCGCCCGCTACGCCCGAAGTGCGCCGCGAAGCCGATTCTCTAATCTTCCTTGGGGGCCACCGATCCGGTCGACGGGGCCGGTAGCGCGTGGACTTCAGCCTAGCCGCTTCCCGGCGGCCGGGCAACCGGCGGTCCAATGGCGGTCAAAGAGAGCCGGCGGAGTCTAGCTGTAGCGGAGGTCGTGTCCTGGCCGGAATCCGCGAAGACTCCGAGGCACCCGCCGCAGGCAGGAGCGAGAGCGGAGAAACGCGCGGAACTGTTTGAGCGCAGCGAGTTTTCCGCGCGCCGCTCCGGCTCCACCGCCGGCGGCGGCCAGCAGTGCCGAGGCCTGAGCGGATTTCGGCCAGGACACGACCGGGCCACGAGGGTTCACTACCCCTGGGCCGTCAGCGGCAGGTGAAGAAGCCCATGGTGTCGAGGATCGTCTCGAAGGTGGTTCCCTGGGGGCTGTCGTATTGCCGCACGATGGTGCGCTCGGTGTCCGTCACCGTTAGTCGGACGCCGACGTTGGTGAGGCCGGCGGCGAAGACCCAATAACTGCGGAAGCTGGTGCCGCAGCCGTCCAACACCTTGACCACCAGCTCCACATTGTTCTCGTTGAAGAAGGTGAAGGAGCCCGAGTCGTCGGTCTCCTGCACCGCTCGGCCGCTGCCGGAGCCGAGGTCGCTGGTGTACTCCGCCCGCACCTGGAAGCGGCCGCCCTGGAGGCACAGGCTGGTGAGGGAGGGAATGCAGGCGCCGAAGGCGCGCACGTCCAGGCGGCCCCGGGCCAGCAGGGCGTCGTTGGTCCCGAGGACGCGCACGGTGTAAGTGTCGGCCTCCAGGAGCCCGAGCTCCACCGGGATCTCGGTGACCGGCGGCGGGGTCCCCGCCGGCCCCGGGGGCAGTTGCAGGCAGTCATCGTCGAGGCGGATTTCCACCTGATCGAACTCGATGGTGGCCACGGGCGCCGGATCGCAGACCTCCACTCCCGCCAGCCCGACGATGGCGGTGACCGGATCGTCGATCCTCGGTGCCGCGGGATCGAAGCGTAGGGGCGGTGCTCGCTCCACCACCAGCAGGTCCCGGGTCACTTCCTCGCCGGTGGAGGTATTCGATGCCACCACCGTGTAGTCCCCGGGGTCCAGCTGGCCCAGGGTGATGGGGAAGGTGAATTCCGACGGCGGCGGCGGTGGGGTGAACGGGCAGCCGGTGGAGTAGCTGATCTCGATGCGCGGCATGCTCACGTCGACGAAGCGCAGCGACGGGCAGGTGGAGAAACCGTCGAGGCGTGCCACCACGTCTTCCAAGTTGCTGGCGATGGCCGGCAGCAGCTCCAGCTGGGTCGGGGTCTCCAGCACCGCCAGATCCTCCAGGGCGAAATACACGCCGTCGAGGAAGTTGCGGGCGCCGACGGTGTAATCGCCGGCGGAAAGGGGCGGCAGGTCGATGGTCAGTCGGAAGTCTTCCGCCGGTGGCAGGGGCAGGCCGCAGTTGTTGATCAGCAGATCGATCTCATCGTCCTCGACCACCAGATCGGCGATCAGCGGACACGGAGCCCGGCCGGTGACGATGGCCTGGGCCACCTCCCCGGGGGCCACCGGCGTCGGGGAGATCTCCAGGTCGAAGGTGCCGTAGGGGTAGCCCACCTGCCAGGGAGCGGTCGCCAGTAGCTCATCGGTGCCGGCCTCGCGCACCTCGACGGTGTAGGTCCCGGTTTCCAGCGGTCCCACCGGCACTCGGATGGCGAAGGGGGTGGGTTCGGGAGGCAGGATCGGGCAGTGGGCGTTGAAGACGATGATCACCGTATCGCTGGTGGTCTCGCCGGAGTGGGCCGTAGGGCAGGAGCCGACGCCTGAGACGACGACCTCACCGATCTCCCCCGGCATCAGGACGGGCGACAAGGGATTG
This Acidobacteriota bacterium DNA region includes the following protein-coding sequences:
- a CDS encoding dynamin family protein, with the protein product MTTYRLAGDRWLRHARSDDGPSLVDDATWRRLTAGLRQLAGALRGVEPAWAEEVEGLVQDDGAVGGEGATLVFGGHFKSGKSTLLNALLGREILPVDALPETGALCSLGSAAADRGEVFRNGDRYGIACETDSIRREVALLDEAGQQRPEIEAVDRVELDLAGVEIPSGQRWIDSPGINDTKAMNHCARRAVRRGDVLLWILTSKQMLSEVEVAFLAEEIAYSGPASVVFVLNFFLQQDGEEEWRRGLERQLPFLLEKLSELSPELGFTAAQPPTVAAVAGRALGVTGNGAFGGADLRRLVLHDAAGIGGRRDRVRAHRLLVALRALEEELGGRVEAEEKALETARQEARARRAAAEADGKRLRRELDHILSRLKGDWSAGVREVADALVRGISDPLQRDDTYTDRLNRALKILGEGTRKDFFQAVAGALERNRHTELPQEARRQIRRSLTAPKLRVEVADNAPDGGTWLGGAAAGAAAGTVVPIIGTLFGAVAGAAAGAGYSARKALEKDFADTRAAARRAALSVEDLADEKAREIRRLILGHCGPSADAEAGAEPVAAAAARLGRLEEVAELLAKLREQARKIAEAPL
- a CDS encoding aldo/keto reductase, with product MDYRNLGGAGVKVSPLCLGTMMFGEWGNRDHEDCVRIIHRALDAGINFIDTANMYSEGESESIVGRALQDRRNQAVLATKVYFPMGKNPNARGLSRKAIEEQVEHSLRRLQTDCIDLYQIHRPDRSVPWEETLRAMDDLVRRGMVRYIGCSTNHHEVQGEKPLAAWEIVETLWISERHGWERFVCLQPPYSILRRTLEDSHFPMTQAHGIANIVWSPLEGGWLTGKYRKGQSNPADSPRAKKWVGDLEQERFEHRLEVVEELVRMADDADASLAELALRWTLEHPAVTSAIIGPRTMEQLESCIRATEVELSGAMLSRIDELVPPGTSVL